The following coding sequences are from one Diabrotica virgifera virgifera chromosome 2, PGI_DIABVI_V3a window:
- the LOC126879911 gene encoding putative ankyrin repeat protein RF_0381 isoform X1 produces the protein MDSGASRLMFAVENGDYAEVTRLLDKGVDVNYIDPLGNSPLHTAVDIKNFEIAELLLKRNANVNTNVNRFGQSIPSPLYWAARRGHLGVLKLLIAYGASLETKCSNGLLPIHVAAEKGHFKIVKYFVENKLYHVDICTRTLRTPLSFAVVGGHSAIIKYLIKCNADVTKADMSNRRSPFRYGCNENREDLIETLIRKGFKLDGFYYGETPLHLFVRSGLLSEARRLIESGVMSYLEADVSGNTPIHVAVQYNQKEMLEYFFKMGISADFQTGEGYSLLHAAATFAQSQMVTFLLENGASIDGKIIFKGTTALHLASYHNHCGVIQVLLNKGADVMAVDCRGLRPLDYVYQKFIDDAALVTIHDTEYSTELLVKHMLLFCKDVEVPTPIYFPSKTSINEFKQKCQEELERMKTCLIENTTVSLYTFLQALRNKNKLLNFLRNHELKEELRNIKKYIDKYPIYSSLLPMILHGVHNGKERLLLLEKASAAMDIIVPNLILECKINILQMLNNKDLSSLIESVTV, from the exons ATGGATAGCGGTGCATCGCGGTTGATGTTCGCAGTAGAAAATGGTGACTATGCTGAAGTTACCAGATTGCTAGACAAAGGTGTGGACGTAAATTATATAGATCCGTTAGGAAATTCACCGTTACACACAGCTgtagatataaaaaattttgaaatagcCGAACTCTTGCTTAAAAGAAATGCCAACGTTAACACAAATGTAAATCGATTTGGTCAATCTATACCTTCGCCTCTATACTGGGCAGCCCGGCGTGGTCATCTTGGTGTGTTAAAATTATTAATCGCGTATGGTGCATCTTTAGAAACTAAATGTTCAAACGGATTACTACCAATACACGTAGCAGCAGAAAAAGGCCATTTTAAAATAGtcaaatattttgtagaaaacaAATTGTACCATGTTGATATTTGTACCAGGACTCTTCGGACGCCTTTAAGTTTTGCTGTCGTTGGGGGTCACTCAgcaattattaaatatttaattaaatgtAATGCCGATGTTACCAAAGCGGATATGTCTAACAGACGTTCACCGTTTCGTTATGGATGTAACGAAAATCGTGAAGATCTTATTGAGACGTTGATCAGAAAAGGTTTTAAACTCGATGGTTTCTACTATGGAGAAACACCTCTACATTTATTCGTTAGGAGTGGATTACTTAGCGAAGCAAGGCGCCTTATAGAAAGTGGGGTAATGTCTTATCTTGAAGCAGATGTTAGCGGCAACACCCCAATACACGTAGCggttcagtataatcaaaaagaAATGCTGGAATATTTCTTCAAAATGGGCATAAGTGCTGATTTTCAAACAGGAGAGGGCTACTCTTTGTTGCATGCCGCTGCTACATTTGCTCAATCACAAATGGTTACGTTTTTACTTGAAAACGGAGCAAGTATCGatggtaaaattatttttaaaggtacTACTGCCTTACATTTAGCTTCATACCATAATCACTGTGGTGTTATAcaagttttattaaataaaggAGCTGATGTAATGGCAGTAGATTGCAGAGGCCTAAGACCACTGGACTATGTGTATCAAAAGTTTATTGACGATGCAGCATTAGTCACAATACATGATACAGAATATAGTACCGAACTATTAGTAAAACACATGTTATTATTTTGCAAGGATGTAGAAGTGCCAACACCTATTTATTTTCCAAGTAAAACAAGCATAAACGAATTTAAGCAGAAGTGCCAAGAAGAACTCGAACGAATGAAAACCTGTTTGATAGAAAATACCACAGTGTCTTTATATACCTTTTTACAAGCCTtgcgtaataaaaataaattattaaattttttacgcAACCACGAATTAAAAGAAGAACTGagaaatattaaaaagtatattGACAAATATCCGATTTACTCCAGCCTTTTGCCAATGATTTTACACGGAGTACATAACGGTAAGGAAAGACTACTGTTACTGGAAAAAGCTAGTGCTGCAATGGATATCATCGTTCCAAAC CTTATATTGGAGTGTAAAATAAACATCTTACAAATGCTAAACAATAAGGATCTTTCTAGTCTCATCGAATCAGTAACTGTCTAA
- the LOC126879911 gene encoding putative ankyrin repeat protein RF_0381 isoform X2 → MDSGASRLMFAVENGDYAEVTRLLDKGVDVNYIDPLGNSPLHTAVDIKNFEIAELLLKRNANVNTNVNRFGQSIPSPLYWAARRGHLGVLKLLIAYGASLETKCSNGLLPIHVAAEKGHFKIVKYFVENKLYHVDICTRTLRTPLSFAVVGGHSAIIKYLIKCNADVTKADMSNRRSPFRYGCNENREDLIETLIRKGFKLDGFYDGETPLHICVRNGFLSAARRLIESGAMSYLDIDFQDETLIHEVVHVNQKEMLEYFFKIGISADFQTVEGYSLLHAAAEYDQPQMVSFLLENGASIDGKIIFEGTTALHLASKHINCDAIQVLLNKGADVMAVDRRGRRPLDCVYKEWDADFEPVKRITELLVKHMLLFYKDIEVPTPIYFPSETRINEFKQKCQEEIEQMKTCLIENTTVSLYTFLQALRNKNKLLNFLRNREFQEELENIKKYIDKYPSYSSLLPMILDGVHNAKERLLLLEKASAAMYIIVPNLILECKINILQMLNNKDLSSLIESVTV, encoded by the exons ATGGATAGCGGTGCATCGCGGTTGATGTTCGCAGTAGAAAATGGTGACTATGCTGAAGTTACCAGATTGCTAGACAAAGGTGTGGACGTAAATTATATAGATCCGTTAGGAAATTCACCGTTACACACAGCTgtagatataaaaaattttgaaatagcCGAACTCTTGCTTAAAAGAAATGCCAACGTTAACACAAATGTAAATCGATTTGGTCAATCTATACCTTCGCCTCTATACTGGGCAGCCCGGCGTGGTCATCTTGGTGTGTTAAAATTATTAATCGCGTATGGTGCATCTTTAGAAACTAAATGTTCAAACGGATTACTACCAATACACGTAGCAGCAGAAAAAGGCCATTTTAAAATAGtcaaatattttgtagaaaacaAATTGTACCATGTTGATATTTGTACCAGGACTCTTCGGACGCCTTTAAGTTTTGCTGTCGTTGGGGGTCACTCAgcaattattaaatatttaattaaatgtAATGCCGATGTTACCAAAGCGGATATGTCTAACAGACGTTCACCGTTTCGTTATGGATGTAACGAAAATCGTGAAGATCTTATTGAGACGTTGATCAGAAAAG GTTTTAAACTCGATGGTTTCTATGATGGAGAAACACCTCTACATATATGCGTTAGGAATGGATTCCTTAGCGCAGCAAGACGCCTTATAGAAAGCGGGGCAATGTCTTATCTTGACATAGATTTTCAAGACGAAACCCTAATACACGAAGTGGTTCATGTTAATCAAAAAGAAATGCTggaatatttcttcaaaatagGCATTAGTGCTGATTTTCAAACAGTAGAGGGCTACTCTTTGTTGCATGCCGCTGCTGAATATGACCAACCACAAATGGTTTCGTTTTTACTTGAAAACGGAGCAAGTATCGAtggtaaaattatttttgaaggtACTACTGCCTTACATTTAGCTTCAAAACATATTAACTGTGATGCTATACAAGTCTTATTAAATAAAGGAGCTGATGTAATGGCAGTAGATCGAAGAGGCCGAAGACCATTGGATTGTGTGTATAAAGAGTGGGATGCCGATTTTGAACCCGTGAAACGTATTACCGAGCTTTTAGTAAAACATATGTTATTATTTTACAAAGATATAGAAGTGCCAACACCTATTTATTTTCCAAGTGAAACGCGCATAAACGAATTTAAGCAGAAGTGCCAAGAAGAAATCGAACAAATGAAAACCTGTTTAATAGAAAATACCACAGTGTCTTTATATACCTTTTTACAAGCcttacgtaataaaaataaattattaaattttttacgcAACCGCGAATTTCAAGAAGAactggaaaatattaaaaagtatattGACAAATATCCGAGTTACTCCAGCCTTTTGCCAATGATCTTAGATGGAGTACATAACGCTAAGGAAAGACTACTGTTACTGGAAAAAGCTAGTGCTGCAATGTATATCATCGTTCCAAACCTTATATTGGAGTGTAAAATAAACATCTTACAAATGCTAAACAATAAGGATCTTTCTAGTCTCATCGAATCAGTAACTGTCTAA